A window from Peromyscus eremicus chromosome 1, PerEre_H2_v1, whole genome shotgun sequence encodes these proteins:
- the Usp35 gene encoding ubiquitin carboxyl-terminal hydrolase 35 produces MDKILEAVVTSSYPASVKQGLVRRVLEAARQPLEREQCLALLALGARLYVGGSEELPRRVGCQLLHVAGRHHPDVFAEFFSARRVLRLLQGGAGPPGARALACVQLGLQLLPDGPAADEVFALLRREVLRTVCERPGPATCAQVARLLARHPRCVPDGAHRLLFCQQLVRCLGRFRCPAEGEEGAVEFLEQAQQVSGLLAQLWRAQPAAILPCLKELFAVISCTEEEPPSSALASVVQHLPLELMDGVVRNLSNDDSVTDSQMLTAISRMIDWVSWPLGKNIDKWIIALLKGLAAVKKFSILIEVSLAKIEKVFSKLLYPIVRGAALSVLKYMLLTFQHSHEAFHLLLPHIPPMVAALVKEDSNSGSSCLEQLAELVHCMVFRFPGFPDLYEPVMEAIKDLHIPNEDRIKQLLGQDAWTSQKSELAGFYPRLMAKSDTGKIGLINLGNTCYVNSVLQALFMASDFRHCVLRLTENNSQPLMTKLQWLFAFLEHSQRPAISPENFLSASWTPWFSPGTQQDCSEYLKYLLDRLHEEEKTGTRICQKLKQSTLPSPPEELPSSSATSVEKMFGGKIVTRICCLHCLNVSSREEAFTDLSLAFPPPERCRHRRLGSVMLPTEDVRAQELALAPRAPGAQRQRKHCITGDAPCTGLDIEGLGIVSTGGQSGQEEKVEREQAGKEKEAAEEEEEEEEKEEGAREEEKEEGEEKKKEDEKEKESENGKEKDGDSLGPGTHRDAAVPPREQVCGPEGSRSVLDLVNYFLSPERLTAENRYYCESCASLQDAEKVVELSQGPRYLILTLLRFSFDLRTMRRRKILDDVTIPLLLRLPLAGGQGQAYDLCSVVVHSGVSSESGHYYCYAREGAARPTPVLGSTDRPEPENQWYLFNDTRVSFSSFESVSNVTSFFPKDTAYVLFYRQRPREGPEAEPGSPRVRAEPTLHKDLMEAISKDNVLYLQEQEKEARSRAAYISTLPAPHWGRGFDEDKDEDEGSPGGCNPAGGSGDFHRLVF; encoded by the exons ATGGACAAGATCCTGGAGGCCGTGGTGACTTCGTCCTACCCTGCGAGCGTGAAGCAAGGGCTGGTGCGGCGCGTGCTGGAGGCGGCGCGGCAGCCCCTGGAGCGGGAGCAGTGCCTGGCGCTGCTGGCCCTGGGCGCGCGCCTCTACGTGGGTGGCTCGGAGGAGCTGCCGCGCCGCGTGGGCTGCCAGCTGCTGCACGTGGCGGGGCGCCACCACCCCGACGTCTTCGCCGAGTTCTTCAGCGCGCGCCGCGTGCTGCGCCTGCTGCAGGGCGGTGCGGGGCCCCCGGGGGCGCGCGCGCTGGCCTGCGTGCAGCTGGGGCTGCAGCTGCTGCCCGACGGGCCCGCGGCCGACGAGGTGTTCGCGCTGCTGCGGCGCGAGGTGCTGCGCACCGTGTGCGAGCGCCCCGGGCCCGCCACCTGCGCGCAGGTCGCCCGGTTGCTGGCGCGCCACCCGCGCTGCGTACCCGACGGCGCGCACCGCCTGCTCTTCTGCCAGCAGCTGGTGCGCTGCCTGGGCCGCTTCCGCTGCCCAGCCGAGGGCGAGGAGGGCGCCGTGGAGTTCCTGGAGCAGGCCCAGCAGGTTAGCGGGCTCCTAGCTCAGCTCTGGCGAGCCCAGCCCGCCGCCATCCTGCCCTGCCTCAAGGAGCTGTTCGCTGTCATCTCCTGCACAG AGGAGGAGCCGCCGTCCAGCGCCTTGGCCAGTGTGGTCCAGCACCTCCCACTGGAGCTCATGGATGGTGTGGTCCGGAACCTCAGCAACGATGACAGTGTGACAGACTCCCAGATGCTGACTGCCATTAGCAG GATGATCGACTGGGTGTCCTGGCCCCTGGGGAAGAACATTGACAAGTGGATCATTGCCCTTCTCAAGGGTCTGGCTGCCGTTAAGAAGTTCAGCATCTTGATCGAGGTTTCGCTCGCCAAAATTGAGAAG GTCTTCTCTAAGCTCCTGTACCCCATCGTTCGGGGAGCTGCCCTGTCTGTCCTCAAGTACATGCTCCTGACTTTCCAGCACTCCCATGAGGCCTTCCACCTG CTTCTCCCTCACATTCCTCCCATGGTGGCCGCTCTGGTCAAGGAGGACTCGAACTCTGGGTCCAGCTGTCTGGAGCAGCTGGCAGAACTGGTGCACTGCATGGTGTTTCGGTTCCCAGGCTTCCCAGACCTCTATGAGCCTGTCATGGAAGCCATTAAG GATCTCCACATTCCCAATGAGGACCGAATTAAGCAGCTGCTGGGGCAGGATGCCTGGACCTCACAGAAGAGCGAACTGGCTGGCTTCTATCCTCGGCTCATGGCCAAGTCCGACACGGGCAAGATTGGCTTAATCAACTTGGGTAACACATGCTACGTGAACAGTGTCCTTCAGGCCTTATTCATGGCTTCCGA CTTTCGACACTGTGTGCTCCGCCTGACCGAGAACAACTCACAGCCCTTGATGACCAAGCTGCAGTGGCTCTTTGCTTTCCTGGAGCACAGTCAG AGGCCAGCCATCTCTCCTGAGAACTTCCTCTCTGCGTCCTGGACACCATGGTTCAGCCCTGGGACCCAGCAGGACTGTTCAGAGTATCTGAAGTACCTGCTGGATCG GCTTCACGAAGAGGAAAAAACCGGGACGAGGATCTGCCAGAAGCTCAAGCAGTCCACCTTGCCCTCCCCACCGGAAGAACTCCCTAGCTCCAGCGCAACATCTGTGGAGAAAATGTTTGGAGGCAAGATCGTGACTCGGATATGCTGTCTCCACTGCCTCAACGTTTCCTCCCGGGAGGAGGCCTTCACAGACCTCTCTCTGGCCTTCCCTCCTCCCGAGCGatgccgccaccgccgcctgggCTCCGTGATGCTCCCAACAGAGGATGTGCGAGCCCAGGAGCTGGCACTGGCTCCCAGAGCCCCAGGGgcacagaggcagaggaagcactGCATCACAGGAGATGCTCCCTGCACTGGACTAGACATAGAGGGTCTGGGCATCGTCAGCACTGGTGGACAGAGTGGGCaggaggagaaggtggagagggagcaggctgggaaggagaaggaggcagcagaggaggaggaggaggaggaggaaaaagaggaaggcgcaagggaagaggagaaagaggagggggaagagaagaagaaggaagatgaaaaggaaaaggaatctgAGAATGGCAAGGAGAAGGATGGGGACAGCTTGGGACCAGGGACCCATAGGGATGCTGCCGTCCCACCCAGGGAGCAGGTCTGTGGTCCCGAGGGTTCCCGCTCTGTACTAGACCTGGTCAACTACTTCCTGTCCCCTGAGAGGCTGACAGCTGAGAACCGTTACTACTGTGAGTCATGCGCCTCCCTGCAGGATGCAGAGAAGGTGGTGGAGCTTAGCCAGGGTCCACGCTACCTCATCCTAACACTACTGCGCTTCTCCTTCGACCTGCGTACCATGCGGCGCCGCAAGATCCTGGACGATGTCACCATCCCCCTCTTGCTGCGCCTGCCACTGGCTGGGGGGCAGGGACAGGCTTACGACCTCTgtagtgtggtggtgcactctgGAGTGTCCTCAGAGAGTGGCCACTATTACTGCTACGCCCGTGAGGGTGCTGCCCGGCCAACCCCTGTCCTGGGATCCACAGACAGGCCTGAGCCTGAGAACCAGTGGTACCTGTTCAATGACACCCGGGTGTCCTTCTCATCCTTCGAGTCGGTCAGCAACGTCACCTCCTTTTTCCCTAAGGACACTGCCTATGTGCTCTTCTATCGCCAGCGGCCCAGGGAGGGGCCTGAGGCTGAGCCTGGCTCTCCCAGAGTTCGAGCAGAGCCCACCCTCCACAAGGACCTGATGGAGGCCATTTCCAAAGACAACGTCCTCTACCTGCAG gagcaggagaaggaggccCGGAGCAGGGCAGCTTATATCTCCACACTCCCTGCTCCACACTGGGGTAGGGGCTTCGATGAAGACAAAGACGAAGATGAAGGCTCCCCAGGGGGCTGCAACCCGGCCGGTGGCAGTGGTGACTTCCACAGACTGGTCTTCTAA